From Streptomyces sp. CMB-StM0423, a single genomic window includes:
- a CDS encoding family 20 glycosylhydrolase: MPQETPAPAPRSPSVRTTPHPGPYARRRNRRPGSRAPWLAAAAGMLLSLAPGVPASQAAEPNPAPVTVPSVRSWEGGTGTWELTRHSRIVLDRGDAGRLAPTAATLARELDLQEGLRPRIATGRPGPGDIGLALGGGAPSPEGYELDLADSARITAPDRRGVLYGTRTLLQALRTSDAEHEVARGTVRDHPTHGERGTMLDAGRRYYSVDYLRQQIRQLAWYKLNTFHLHLTDWNGYRIESDKYPEIVAEQHYTKRQLRDLEDYAAHYGVTLVPEIDLPGHAVSIGDARPDLAFACESMSRPSNGWEGSDRGHWTLDYTKPETRRFARELVAEVADVFDSPYLHLGTDEIPLRPAQEACPELVAYQKKQGYPYPGDVLVEFIDDLAGAVRAEGRTAEVWQWWDFQQPTSIDPDKRTAVTEWLSPPGGRAAEGYPTVGMEESKLYMSAGFGATPGDYAFFDVRDVYRDYPFESAPNIRGYRMARWSDRTYDYSAGWVDYFARRPLAVVADRTWAAPAGSPVQPFLDAYDRVGDALPVTVSDPADPESQIGANPGLYGQEGWTATATSEESAGEPGGAARAVDNDPYTHWHSGYGAALPQQLSVDTGAQRRLAGVRYMPRQDGGLNGRVKDYEVLVSADGERWRTVAAGSFPEDRTEFTVPFREVKARHIALKVLSEHGASNTFASVAELDAVRAR, encoded by the coding sequence ATGCCGCAGGAGACCCCAGCGCCAGCACCGCGCAGCCCGTCCGTACGCACGACGCCGCACCCCGGGCCGTATGCCCGCCGCCGGAACCGGCGCCCCGGCAGCCGCGCGCCGTGGCTCGCCGCGGCCGCCGGGATGCTGCTGTCCCTCGCCCCCGGCGTGCCCGCGAGCCAGGCCGCCGAGCCCAACCCCGCGCCCGTCACGGTCCCTTCGGTCCGCTCGTGGGAGGGCGGCACGGGCACGTGGGAGCTGACCCGGCACAGCCGGATCGTGCTGGACCGCGGTGATGCCGGGCGACTGGCGCCCACCGCGGCGACGCTCGCCCGCGAACTGGACCTCCAGGAGGGGCTGCGCCCGCGGATCGCCACCGGCCGCCCCGGCCCGGGCGACATCGGCCTGGCCCTCGGCGGCGGCGCCCCCTCCCCCGAGGGGTACGAGCTGGACCTCGCCGACTCGGCCCGGATCACCGCCCCCGACCGCCGAGGCGTGCTCTACGGCACCCGCACCCTGCTCCAGGCCCTGCGCACCAGCGACGCGGAGCACGAGGTCGCCCGCGGGACCGTACGCGACCACCCCACCCACGGCGAGCGCGGCACGATGCTCGACGCGGGCCGCCGGTACTACTCCGTGGACTACCTCAGACAGCAGATCCGTCAGCTCGCCTGGTACAAGCTCAACACCTTCCACCTGCATCTGACGGACTGGAACGGCTACCGCATCGAGAGCGACAAGTATCCGGAGATCGTCGCGGAACAGCACTACACCAAGCGCCAGTTGCGCGACCTGGAGGACTACGCGGCGCACTACGGCGTGACGCTCGTACCGGAGATCGACCTGCCCGGGCACGCCGTCTCCATCGGCGACGCCCGCCCCGACCTGGCGTTCGCCTGCGAGTCGATGTCCCGGCCGAGCAACGGCTGGGAGGGCTCGGACCGCGGCCACTGGACCCTGGACTACACCAAGCCGGAGACGCGGCGCTTCGCCCGCGAACTGGTCGCCGAGGTCGCGGACGTCTTCGACAGCCCCTACCTCCACCTCGGCACCGACGAGATCCCGCTGCGCCCGGCGCAGGAGGCGTGCCCCGAGCTCGTCGCGTACCAGAAGAAGCAGGGCTACCCCTACCCCGGCGACGTGCTGGTGGAGTTCATCGACGACCTCGCCGGGGCCGTCCGCGCCGAGGGCAGGACGGCGGAGGTCTGGCAGTGGTGGGACTTCCAGCAGCCCACGAGCATCGACCCGGACAAGCGCACCGCGGTCACCGAATGGCTCTCGCCCCCCGGCGGCCGGGCCGCCGAGGGCTACCCGACCGTGGGGATGGAGGAGAGCAAGCTGTACATGAGCGCCGGATTCGGCGCCACGCCCGGTGACTACGCCTTCTTCGACGTACGCGACGTGTACCGCGACTACCCGTTCGAGTCCGCACCCAACATCCGCGGCTACCGGATGGCCCGCTGGTCCGACCGCACCTACGACTACTCCGCCGGCTGGGTCGACTACTTCGCCCGCCGCCCGCTCGCCGTCGTCGCCGACCGCACCTGGGCGGCCCCGGCCGGCTCCCCCGTGCAGCCGTTCCTCGACGCCTACGACCGCGTCGGCGACGCACTGCCGGTCACGGTCTCCGACCCGGCGGACCCCGAGTCGCAGATCGGCGCCAACCCCGGTCTGTACGGGCAGGAGGGCTGGACGGCGACGGCCACCAGCGAGGAGAGCGCCGGCGAGCCGGGCGGGGCGGCGCGCGCCGTCGACAACGACCCGTACACCCACTGGCACAGCGGCTACGGTGCCGCGCTGCCGCAGCAGTTGTCCGTCGACACGGGCGCCCAGCGGCGCCTCGCCGGGGTCCGCTACATGCCGCGGCAGGACGGCGGCCTCAACGGCCGGGTGAAGGACTACGAGGTGCTGGTCTCCGCCGACGGCGAGCGCTGGCGGACGGTGGCGGCGGGCAGCTTCCCCGAGGACCGCACGGAGTTCACCGTGCCGTTCCGGGAGGTGAAGGCGAGGCACATCGCACTGAAGGTGCTCAGTGAGCACGGCGCGTCGAATACCTTCGCCTCGGTCGCCGAACTGGACGCCGTACGCGCCCGGTGA
- a CDS encoding GTP-binding protein, which produces MHTLNLGILAHVDAGKTSLTERLLHAAGVVEEVGSVDDGSTRTDSLALERQRGITIKSAVVSFALDGITVNLIDTPGHPDFIAEVERVLHVLDGAVLVVSAVEGVQAQTRVLMRTLRRLAIPTLVFVNKTDRRGARDDALVRDIAAKLTPGAVAMGSVRGLGTRAAAFTPYGPDDPEFAARLADVLAGHDDALLADYVADEAAVTYRRLRKSLAEQTAGALVHPVYFGSAATGAGVAELTAGIKELLPAPAGDPEGPAAGTVFKVERGPGGEKVAYVRMLAGTLRTRQELAYGDGDRAPVTEKVTGVEVFEQGAAVPAAGVGAGRIGLVRGLAGVRIGDAVGAAAGSAVGRAADARRHHFAPPTLETVVVPDRAADRGTLHAALFQLAEQDPLIALRQGAGPGGLQELYVSLYGEVQKEVIGATLAEEYGLPVSFRESSVIHVERLAGSGSAYEKGDTDTNPFLATVGLRVDPAPPGTGVAFGLAVELGSMPYAFFKAVEDTVRATLHQGLSGWEIPDVRVTMTHSGYWPRQSHAHQGFSKAMSSTGADFRGITPLVLADALKRAGTQVHEPVQRFRLEAPEDAVPALWPVFAALAAVVDGQEVRGGVAVLEGEVPAARVHGLERRLPGLTRGEGVLETAFGRYRAVRGPAPARPRTDHNPLDRKEYLLHVQRRV; this is translated from the coding sequence GTGCACACGCTGAACCTGGGAATCCTGGCCCATGTCGACGCCGGTAAGACCAGCCTGACCGAGCGGCTGCTGCACGCGGCCGGGGTCGTCGAGGAGGTCGGGAGCGTCGACGACGGCAGCACCCGCACCGACTCGCTCGCGCTGGAGCGGCAGCGCGGCATCACCATCAAGTCGGCCGTCGTCTCCTTCGCGCTCGACGGCATCACCGTCAACCTCATCGACACGCCCGGTCACCCGGACTTCATCGCCGAGGTGGAGCGGGTGCTGCACGTGCTCGACGGCGCGGTGCTCGTGGTCTCCGCCGTGGAGGGCGTGCAGGCGCAGACGCGCGTGCTGATGCGCACGCTGCGGCGGCTCGCGATCCCCACGCTCGTCTTCGTCAACAAGACCGACCGGCGCGGCGCGCGCGACGACGCACTGGTGCGCGACATCGCCGCGAAGCTCACGCCCGGCGCCGTCGCCATGGGCTCCGTCCGCGGACTCGGCACCCGCGCCGCCGCGTTCACCCCGTACGGGCCGGACGACCCGGAGTTCGCCGCCCGGCTGGCCGACGTCCTCGCCGGCCACGACGACGCGCTGCTCGCGGACTACGTCGCCGACGAGGCGGCGGTGACGTACCGCAGGCTGCGCAAGAGCCTCGCGGAGCAGACCGCGGGCGCGCTCGTGCACCCGGTGTACTTCGGCTCCGCCGCCACCGGCGCGGGCGTCGCGGAGCTGACCGCGGGCATCAAGGAGCTGCTGCCCGCTCCGGCCGGGGACCCGGAGGGTCCGGCCGCGGGCACGGTCTTCAAGGTCGAGCGAGGCCCCGGCGGCGAGAAGGTCGCGTACGTGCGGATGCTCGCCGGCACGCTGCGCACCCGCCAGGAACTGGCGTACGGCGACGGCGACCGCGCCCCCGTGACGGAGAAGGTCACCGGAGTCGAGGTCTTCGAGCAGGGCGCGGCGGTGCCCGCGGCCGGAGTCGGGGCCGGCCGCATCGGGCTGGTGCGGGGCCTGGCCGGGGTGCGCATCGGCGACGCGGTCGGCGCAGCGGCCGGCTCAGCCGTGGGCCGGGCCGCGGACGCGCGGCGGCACCACTTCGCGCCGCCGACGCTGGAGACGGTGGTGGTGCCGGACCGGGCCGCCGACCGGGGCACGCTGCACGCGGCGCTCTTCCAACTGGCAGAGCAGGACCCGCTGATCGCGCTGCGCCAGGGGGCCGGTCCTGGCGGTCTGCAGGAGCTGTACGTCTCCCTCTACGGCGAGGTGCAGAAGGAGGTCATCGGGGCCACGCTCGCCGAGGAGTACGGGCTGCCGGTCTCCTTCCGCGAGTCGTCGGTCATCCACGTCGAGCGGCTGGCGGGCAGCGGCTCGGCGTACGAGAAGGGCGACACGGACACCAACCCGTTCCTGGCCACCGTCGGGCTGCGCGTCGACCCCGCGCCGCCCGGCACGGGGGTGGCCTTCGGGCTCGCGGTGGAGCTGGGCTCGATGCCGTACGCGTTCTTCAAGGCCGTCGAGGACACGGTCCGCGCGACGCTGCACCAGGGTCTGTCCGGCTGGGAGATCCCCGACGTCCGGGTGACGATGACGCACTCCGGCTACTGGCCCCGGCAGAGCCACGCCCACCAGGGCTTCAGCAAGGCCATGTCGAGCACCGGCGCCGACTTCCGCGGCATCACGCCGCTGGTGCTGGCGGACGCGCTGAAGCGCGCGGGCACGCAGGTGCACGAGCCCGTGCAGCGGTTCCGGCTGGAGGCGCCGGAGGACGCGGTGCCCGCGCTGTGGCCGGTGTTCGCGGCGCTGGCCGCGGTGGTCGACGGGCAGGAGGTGCGCGGCGGGGTCGCGGTGCTGGAGGGCGAGGTGCCGGCGGCGCGGGTGCACGGTCTCGAACGGCGGCTGCCGGGGCTGACCCGGGGCGAGGGCGTGCTGGAGACGGCCTTCGGCCGCTACCGGGCGGTGCGCGGCCCGGCCCCGGCCCGGCCGCGTACCGACCACAACCCGCTGGACCGCAAGGAGTATCTACTGCACGTGCAGCGGCGGGTGTGA
- a CDS encoding alpha-N-acetylglucosaminidase — protein MSVNRRHFLAGTSIAGGAVLLPALGLAAPAAARGGGDGASGDREGDGDGGGDGTAGARRALARLLPRHHRQFELSLLPADGPDHYRVTGSPGRIEVAATGTGALLTGAGAYLKRTARAHISWNGDQLDLPAHLPAPGAPLTGEAHVPHRFAYNDTNEGYTGAYRDFAAWERALDVLALHGVNEVLVCVGTDAVYYETFRAFGYSDEELRAWIPAPAHQPWWLLQNMAYFGGPVSARLLRLRAELGARVTARIRELGMTPVLPGYFGTVPDGFAEKNPGAHVVPQGGWVGFDRPGWLDPRDPRFAEVAAAFYGHQRDLLGPAGLYKMDLLHEGGDPGDVPVGDAARAVEAALRRAHPDALWAILGWQHNPRREILDAVDRDRMLILDGLSDRFPTVTDREADWLGTPYAFGAIWNFGGHTPLGANTPDWAALYPAWRDKPGSALAGIAMMPEGADNNPAAMALLTELAWTPGRIDLDAWFREYATARYGAEDPHAAAAWQVLCETAYGTTRADSWSEGADSLFCARPGLTVRSAAAWSPQADRYDIAAFDRALTELLAAAPGLRRSAAYRYDLMDVARQALANRSRPLLARIKEAYEAGDRGGLRELTTVWLELIRLLDRVVGTDAQHLLGRHLAEARAWGADRAERDQLEYDARSLITTWGPRAGSEAGLHDYANREWQGLLGDFYHSRWKTYFATLDTALATGEEPAAVDWFAYEDAWARRRDRYPEKPRGDVRRLAEEAVRILGREPLAALVR, from the coding sequence ATGAGCGTGAACCGCAGGCACTTCCTGGCAGGGACGTCGATCGCCGGCGGCGCCGTGCTGCTGCCGGCCCTCGGCCTCGCCGCGCCCGCGGCGGCGCGCGGCGGCGGCGACGGCGCGTCCGGCGACCGCGAGGGTGACGGGGACGGCGGCGGGGACGGCACCGCGGGTGCACGCCGGGCGCTGGCCCGGCTGCTGCCCCGCCACCACCGGCAGTTCGAGCTCTCCCTGCTCCCCGCCGACGGCCCCGACCACTACCGCGTCACCGGTTCCCCCGGCCGGATCGAGGTGGCCGCCACCGGTACCGGCGCGCTGCTCACCGGCGCCGGCGCGTACCTCAAGCGCACGGCCCGCGCGCACATCTCCTGGAACGGCGACCAGCTCGACCTGCCCGCGCACCTTCCCGCCCCCGGCGCCCCGCTCACCGGCGAGGCGCACGTGCCGCACCGCTTCGCGTACAACGACACCAACGAGGGCTACACCGGCGCCTACCGCGACTTCGCCGCCTGGGAGCGAGCCCTCGACGTGCTCGCGCTGCACGGCGTCAACGAGGTGCTGGTCTGCGTCGGCACCGACGCCGTCTACTACGAGACCTTCCGCGCCTTCGGCTACTCCGACGAAGAGCTGCGCGCCTGGATTCCCGCCCCCGCGCACCAGCCCTGGTGGCTGCTGCAGAACATGGCGTACTTCGGCGGCCCCGTCTCCGCCCGGCTGCTGCGGCTGCGCGCAGAACTGGGCGCCCGCGTCACCGCGCGCATCCGCGAGCTGGGTATGACGCCCGTGCTCCCCGGCTACTTCGGCACCGTCCCCGACGGCTTCGCGGAGAAGAACCCCGGCGCCCACGTCGTCCCGCAGGGCGGCTGGGTCGGCTTCGACCGCCCCGGCTGGCTCGACCCCCGCGACCCGCGCTTCGCCGAGGTCGCCGCCGCCTTCTACGGCCACCAGCGCGATCTGCTCGGCCCCGCGGGCCTGTACAAGATGGACCTGCTGCACGAGGGCGGCGACCCCGGAGACGTCCCCGTGGGCGACGCCGCCCGCGCCGTGGAGGCCGCGCTCCGGCGCGCCCACCCCGACGCCCTCTGGGCGATACTCGGCTGGCAGCACAACCCGCGCCGGGAGATCCTCGACGCCGTCGACCGCGACCGCATGCTCATCCTCGACGGCCTCTCCGACCGGTTCCCCACCGTCACCGACCGCGAGGCCGACTGGCTCGGCACCCCCTACGCCTTCGGCGCCATCTGGAACTTCGGCGGCCACACCCCCCTCGGCGCCAACACCCCCGACTGGGCCGCGCTCTACCCCGCCTGGCGCGACAAGCCGGGCAGCGCGCTGGCCGGCATCGCCATGATGCCGGAGGGCGCCGACAACAACCCCGCCGCGATGGCCCTGCTCACCGAACTCGCCTGGACCCCCGGCCGGATCGACCTCGACGCCTGGTTCCGCGAGTACGCCACCGCCCGCTACGGCGCCGAGGACCCGCACGCGGCCGCCGCCTGGCAGGTGCTGTGCGAGACCGCGTACGGCACCACGCGCGCCGACTCCTGGAGCGAGGGCGCCGACAGCCTCTTCTGCGCCCGTCCCGGCCTCACCGTCCGCAGCGCCGCCGCCTGGAGCCCGCAGGCCGACCGCTACGACATCGCCGCCTTCGACCGCGCGCTCACCGAACTCCTCGCCGCCGCCCCCGGACTGCGCCGCTCCGCCGCGTACCGCTACGACCTCATGGACGTCGCCAGACAGGCGCTCGCCAACCGCAGCCGCCCGCTGCTGGCGCGGATCAAGGAGGCGTACGAGGCCGGCGACCGCGGCGGGCTGCGCGAGCTGACCACCGTCTGGCTTGAGTTGATCCGGCTGCTCGACCGGGTGGTGGGCACCGACGCGCAGCACCTGCTCGGCCGGCATCTCGCCGAGGCCCGCGCCTGGGGCGCCGACCGCGCCGAGCGCGACCAACTGGAGTACGACGCGCGCTCGCTGATCACCACCTGGGGCCCGCGCGCCGGCAGCGAGGCAGGGCTGCACGACTACGCGAACCGCGAATGGCAGGGCCTGCTCGGCGACTTCTACCACAGCCGCTGGAAGACCTACTTCGCCACGCTGGACACCGCGCTGGCGACCGGCGAGGAGCCCGCCGCCGTCGACTGGTTCGCGTACGAGGACGCCTGGGCGCGCCGCCGCGACCGCTACCCCGAGAAGCCGCGCGGCGACGTCCGCCGGCTCGCCGAGGAGGCGGTGCGCATCCTGGGCCGCGAACCGCTCGCCGCGCTCGTGCGCTGA
- a CDS encoding Gfo/Idh/MocA family protein, whose protein sequence is MSGRGSIVTDLRLGVVGLGLRGNLADAAHRPGVGSVVAAVADTDPVVRAGVGARFPGAVAYADHRGLLDAADADGVDAIVVTTPDDTHATVARAALEAGKPVFVEKPLGITVEQCDAILRTAYETGTPLYVGDTMRHTGVVRLMRDIVARGDIGVPRTVWVRHFVAYGGDYYFKDWHADRRRTTGLLVQKAAHDIDVVHWLAGGYTSRVHALGALMLYGDLPRRPPGTPRPAGRHRDDTWPPAARRDLNPVVDVEDVSVMNMRLDNGVIAAYQQCHFSPDYWRSYTVIGTEGRLENFGDRPGDEVRVWHTGPSGYRPGADAIHRVPAGEGAHGRADDRVIAEFCRFVRLGDATDTSPLAARMSVAAGVLATRSLRTGGAAYDVPPPDPALAEYFAAGQRRPAHQH, encoded by the coding sequence ATGAGCGGGCGCGGGAGCATCGTGACGGACCTGCGGCTGGGGGTCGTCGGCCTCGGGCTGCGCGGCAACCTCGCCGACGCCGCCCACCGGCCGGGGGTGGGCTCCGTCGTGGCCGCCGTCGCCGACACCGACCCGGTGGTACGCGCGGGCGTCGGCGCACGCTTCCCCGGCGCCGTCGCGTACGCCGACCACCGCGGGCTGCTCGACGCCGCGGACGCCGACGGCGTGGACGCGATCGTCGTCACCACCCCCGACGACACCCACGCGACCGTCGCCCGCGCCGCGCTCGAAGCGGGCAAGCCGGTCTTCGTCGAGAAGCCCCTCGGCATCACGGTCGAGCAGTGCGACGCGATCCTGCGCACCGCGTACGAGACGGGCACGCCGCTGTACGTCGGGGACACCATGCGGCACACGGGCGTCGTCCGGCTGATGCGCGACATCGTCGCGCGCGGCGACATCGGCGTGCCGCGCACCGTGTGGGTGCGGCACTTCGTCGCGTACGGCGGCGACTACTACTTCAAGGACTGGCACGCCGACCGCCGCCGCACCACCGGGCTGCTGGTGCAGAAGGCGGCCCACGACATCGACGTCGTGCACTGGCTCGCCGGCGGCTACACCAGCCGCGTGCACGCCCTCGGGGCCCTCATGCTCTACGGCGACCTGCCCCGCCGTCCGCCGGGCACCCCGCGTCCCGCCGGCCGGCACCGGGACGACACCTGGCCGCCCGCCGCGCGCCGCGACCTGAACCCCGTGGTGGACGTCGAGGACGTCTCCGTGATGAACATGCGCCTCGACAACGGCGTCATCGCCGCCTACCAGCAGTGCCACTTCAGCCCCGACTACTGGCGCAGCTACACCGTCATCGGCACCGAGGGCCGGCTGGAGAACTTCGGCGACCGCCCCGGCGACGAGGTCCGCGTCTGGCACACCGGCCCCTCGGGCTACCGCCCCGGCGCGGACGCCATCCACCGCGTGCCCGCAGGCGAGGGCGCGCACGGCCGGGCCGACGACCGGGTCATCGCCGAGTTCTGCCGCTTCGTCCGCCTCGGCGACGCCACCGACACCTCGCCGCTGGCCGCCCGGATGAGCGTCGCCGCGGGCGTGCTCGCGACCCGGTCGCTGCGCACCGGCGGCGCGGCGTACGACGTACCGCCGCCGGACCCCGCGCTCGCCGAGTACTTCGCGGCCGGCCAGCGCCGCCCCGCGCACCAGCACTGA
- a CDS encoding DeoR/GlpR family DNA-binding transcription regulator, which produces MNQHERHGALLRLLAERGRLDVEAAAVEVAVSAATIRRDLDQLAEQQLLVRTRGGAVPNDVAYDLPLRHRAGRDAAEKERIGRAAAAMVERGMVVGLNGGTTTAAVARALAARADWGDGEGDGARGDGARGDGQPAVTVVTNALNIAAELAVRRSVKVVVSGGVAMPSSYELVGPLAGHILREIRLDIAFVGADAVDAEHGASARDEHEASINALLAAQAAKLVVVADSTKLGVRTFARICPPADIDVLVTDDRAADRAREFEEQGMSVVRA; this is translated from the coding sequence TTGAACCAGCACGAACGGCACGGTGCGCTGCTGCGGCTGCTGGCCGAGCGCGGCCGGCTCGACGTGGAGGCCGCGGCCGTCGAGGTGGCCGTGTCCGCGGCCACCATCAGGCGCGATCTGGATCAGTTGGCCGAGCAGCAGTTGCTGGTCCGCACCCGCGGCGGTGCGGTGCCGAATGACGTGGCGTACGACCTGCCGCTGCGCCACCGCGCCGGGCGGGACGCCGCCGAGAAGGAGCGCATCGGCCGGGCCGCGGCCGCCATGGTCGAGCGCGGCATGGTCGTCGGCCTCAACGGCGGCACCACCACCGCCGCGGTGGCCCGCGCGCTCGCCGCCCGCGCCGACTGGGGCGACGGCGAGGGCGACGGCGCCCGCGGCGACGGCGCCCGCGGCGACGGCCAGCCCGCCGTGACCGTCGTCACCAACGCGCTCAACATCGCCGCCGAGCTGGCCGTGCGGCGCAGTGTGAAGGTCGTCGTCTCCGGCGGCGTCGCCATGCCGTCCTCGTACGAGCTGGTCGGCCCGCTCGCCGGGCACATCCTGCGCGAGATCCGCCTCGACATCGCGTTCGTCGGCGCCGACGCCGTCGACGCCGAGCACGGCGCCAGTGCCCGCGACGAGCACGAGGCGAGCATCAACGCGCTGCTCGCCGCGCAGGCTGCGAAGCTCGTGGTGGTCGCCGACTCCACCAAGCTCGGCGTGCGCACCTTCGCCCGGATCTGCCCGCCGGCGGACATCGACGTGCTTGTCACGGACGACCGGGCGGCGGACAGGGCGCGCGAGTTCGAGGAGCAGGGGATGTCCGTGGTGCGGGCATGA
- a CDS encoding SIS domain-containing protein, whose amino-acid sequence MTYVAAELADQPACWRRATELAEVHGPLLPQPGERVAAVGCGTSYFMAQTYAALREEAGQGETDAFPASGFPAGRRYDRVLALTRSGTTTEVLRLLGTLGGSVRTTAIVADGATPVAEAADDTVVLDFADERSVVQTRFATTALTLLRAHLGVQPATAVEDAELALVEPLPRGLLAARQFTFLGAGWTVGLANEAALKMREAALAWTESYPAMEYRHGPISITTSGTATWMIGDAPAGLEDEVHATGALWVTGGLDPLAELVRAQRLAVALAGARGLDPDEPRHLTRSVILSPAG is encoded by the coding sequence ATGACGTACGTAGCCGCTGAGCTGGCCGATCAGCCCGCGTGCTGGCGCCGGGCGACGGAGCTGGCGGAGGTGCACGGGCCGCTGCTGCCGCAGCCCGGCGAGCGGGTCGCCGCCGTCGGCTGCGGCACCTCCTACTTCATGGCGCAGACCTACGCCGCGCTCCGCGAGGAGGCGGGCCAGGGCGAGACGGACGCCTTCCCCGCCTCGGGCTTCCCGGCGGGCCGGCGCTACGACCGGGTGCTGGCACTGACCCGCTCCGGCACCACCACGGAGGTGCTGCGGCTGCTGGGCACGCTGGGCGGCTCGGTGCGCACCACCGCGATCGTCGCCGACGGCGCCACGCCGGTGGCCGAGGCCGCGGACGACACGGTGGTGCTGGACTTCGCCGACGAGCGCTCCGTGGTGCAGACCCGCTTCGCCACCACCGCACTGACCCTGCTCCGCGCCCACCTCGGGGTGCAGCCGGCCACGGCGGTGGAGGACGCGGAGCTGGCGCTCGTCGAGCCGCTGCCGCGGGGGCTGCTGGCCGCCCGGCAGTTCACCTTCCTCGGCGCCGGCTGGACCGTGGGCCTGGCGAACGAGGCGGCGCTGAAGATGCGCGAGGCGGCGCTGGCGTGGACGGAGTCGTACCCGGCGATGGAGTACCGGCACGGCCCCATCAGCATCACCACCTCGGGCACCGCGACCTGGATGATCGGCGACGCCCCCGCGGGTCTGGAGGATGAGGTGCACGCCACCGGCGCGCTCTGGGTCACCGGCGGGCTCGACCCGCTGGCCGAGCTGGTCCGGGCGCAGCGGCTGGCGGTGGCGCTGGCCGGCGCCCGCGGCCTGGACCCGGACGAGCCGCGCCACCTGACCCGTTCGGTGATCCTCAGCCCGGCGGGCTGA